One segment of Nostoc flagelliforme CCNUN1 DNA contains the following:
- a CDS encoding pentapeptide repeat-containing protein: protein MKNIISIGWNSWLKGHKESILLFDSIAAASEIAFMLNGQWDGCNGVIMAKCDEVAVNTVTKLLEAAWCYQGASKAVLDRVATDEILCRYAMGEKIFINANLRCAVLPSAKLSEINLSYAKLSWADLSQANLSKADLTAADLSEANLSGADLSKAYLMRANLKGADLQLADMRGANLSSANLSEVNLTDADLTGANLSLADLRGANFNFCNLSGANLTGAKLIESDLAFAKHN from the coding sequence ATGAAAAATATTATCTCGATTGGTTGGAATAGCTGGTTAAAAGGGCACAAAGAATCTATTTTACTATTTGACTCAATTGCTGCCGCTAGTGAAATTGCCTTTATGCTTAACGGTCAGTGGGATGGCTGTAATGGTGTGATAATGGCTAAATGTGATGAGGTAGCTGTTAACACTGTTACCAAACTATTGGAAGCTGCATGGTGTTATCAAGGCGCATCAAAAGCTGTTTTAGACAGAGTAGCAACTGATGAAATTTTATGCCGTTATGCAATGGGAGAAAAAATTTTTATTAATGCTAATTTGAGGTGTGCAGTACTTCCATCAGCGAAACTGAGTGAAATTAATCTAAGTTATGCAAAGTTGAGTTGGGCAGACCTAAGTCAAGCCAATCTGAGTAAAGCTGATTTAACAGCAGCAGATCTAAGTGAAGCTAATTTAAGTGGAGCCGACCTGAGTAAGGCGTACCTAATGAGGGCAAACCTAAAGGGGGCAGACCTGCAACTAGCAGATATGAGAGGGGCTAACCTAAGTAGCGCTAACTTAAGTGAAGTTAACCTAACTGATGCAGATTTGACAGGAGCTAATCTATCGCTAGCTGACCTTAGAGGCGCAAATTTTAACTTCTGCAATTTAAGTGGGGCTAACCTAACAGGTGCTAAGTTAATTGAAAGTGACTTGGCTTTTGCTAAACATAATTAA
- a CDS encoding aminotransferase-like domain-containing protein, which produces MKILLERQSHKPIYLQIRDRISRLIKSGALKSGDRLPSIRSLAESLQVNKLTIIEAYNVLEADGIVSARQGSGYFVSSVSPKSTNLESKFAPAQNVIITKPGKCSFYEMYTPLVQAQTQPGIINFGYGYPRPPKDINLIARRALRQDDADIFFPHEMPQGQLTLCRQIAQMLVHQGLEVFPEDLIITNGSQQGLSLAMNYYVQPGDWVIVEAPTYYGAISILENLGAKIIGIPMTAEGMNLDLLEQYLHSHRPKLIYTISTFHNPTGLTTTQAHRQQLLALAEKYECPILEDNAYEGINFDAVPAPIKALDKNNLVTYLSTFSKTLMAGLRVGYMVVTGKHYQAIIERKLLHDLHTSSISQTIVSEYLASGHYRRHLSRLRTDNLQSRNTMLQALERYFPEEIRWTVPTGGLFLWVQLPDDIPIGAIRKEAFAQNVYLACGSAFFPDKQGYPAMRLTFCLPPEEIEQGISIVGNLLKKYISKGCVDTERLVVKHRISNYQPLVHSL; this is translated from the coding sequence ATGAAAATTTTGTTAGAACGACAGTCACACAAACCGATTTATTTGCAGATCCGCGATCGCATTAGCCGTCTGATTAAATCTGGCGCACTCAAAAGTGGCGATCGCCTCCCTTCTATCCGCTCTCTGGCAGAAAGTTTACAAGTTAACAAACTCACAATTATTGAAGCATATAACGTTTTAGAAGCAGATGGTATTGTTTCTGCTCGTCAAGGTTCAGGATATTTTGTCAGCAGCGTTTCTCCAAAAAGCACCAACCTAGAATCTAAATTTGCTCCAGCCCAAAATGTCATAATTACAAAACCAGGAAAGTGTTCTTTTTATGAGATGTATACTCCACTGGTGCAAGCACAAACGCAACCAGGAATAATTAATTTTGGCTACGGTTATCCTCGTCCACCAAAAGATATTAACCTCATTGCCAGACGAGCATTAAGACAAGATGATGCTGATATTTTCTTTCCCCATGAGATGCCTCAAGGACAACTAACTCTTTGCAGACAAATTGCCCAGATGCTAGTACATCAAGGATTAGAGGTTTTTCCAGAAGATTTGATTATTACTAATGGCTCTCAGCAAGGGTTGTCATTAGCGATGAATTATTATGTACAACCTGGTGATTGGGTGATTGTCGAAGCTCCTACCTACTATGGTGCAATCTCAATCTTAGAAAACTTAGGAGCTAAGATTATTGGCATTCCCATGACTGCGGAGGGAATGAATTTAGATTTATTAGAGCAATATCTACACAGCCACCGCCCAAAATTAATTTATACGATTAGTACCTTTCACAATCCAACTGGATTGACGACAACACAAGCTCATCGTCAGCAATTATTAGCATTAGCTGAAAAATATGAGTGTCCTATTTTAGAAGATAATGCTTATGAAGGAATAAATTTTGATGCTGTGCCAGCGCCAATTAAAGCTTTAGATAAAAATAATTTGGTCACTTACTTAAGCACCTTTTCTAAAACTTTAATGGCTGGTTTACGAGTGGGCTATATGGTAGTTACAGGTAAGCATTATCAAGCAATTATTGAGCGGAAGTTGCTCCATGATTTGCACACATCCAGTATTTCGCAAACAATAGTTAGCGAGTACCTTGCTTCAGGACATTACCGCCGTCACCTCAGCCGACTTCGCACAGATAATCTGCAAAGTCGTAATACCATGCTGCAAGCTTTAGAGCGTTATTTTCCTGAAGAAATCCGGTGGACAGTTCCGACGGGTGGATTATTTCTCTGGGTACAGTTACCAGATGATATTCCGATTGGGGCAATTCGTAAAGAAGCTTTTGCACAAAATGTCTACCTGGCATGTGGTTCGGCATTTTTCCCCGATAAGCAGGGTTATCCAGCGATGCGTCTGACTTTCTGTCTCCCGCCAGAAGAGATTGAGCAAGGTATTTCTATTGTGGGTAACTTGCTGAAAAAGTATATTTCCAAAGGATGTGTAGATACAGAGCGGCTTGTCGTTAAACATCGCATATCTAATTATCAACCGCTTGTTCACAGTTTGTAG
- a CDS encoding helix-turn-helix domain-containing protein, whose amino-acid sequence MGNLYTRAGLEKLAQIVRDARGQKSVRAFATAVGVSHRTIARIEDADLHEPEISTLQKLGPMTGYTKEELIAILEERHDDQAFREYRTAEDVMPMINQLPDTEAARVAQSIVARLARPKVSLNGVPGEGLSLHMELMSQSNLADLLRAIAERIEQDPH is encoded by the coding sequence ATGGGCAATTTATACACAAGAGCAGGGTTGGAGAAACTAGCGCAGATAGTAAGGGACGCACGAGGACAAAAGTCTGTGCGGGCGTTCGCTACAGCCGTTGGCGTAAGTCACAGAACGATCGCTAGAATAGAGGACGCGGATCTCCACGAGCCGGAAATTTCAACCTTGCAAAAGCTTGGGCCGATGACAGGTTACACAAAGGAAGAATTGATTGCGATTCTTGAGGAGAGGCATGACGATCAGGCTTTCAGGGAGTATCGAACAGCCGAAGACGTAATGCCAATGATCAATCAATTACCTGACACTGAGGCGGCTAGAGTGGCTCAAAGCATCGTCGCCCGACTTGCACGCCCTAAAGTGTCTTTGAATGGCGTTCCGGGCGAAGGACTGTCCCTGCACATGGAATTGATGTCTCAATCTAATTTAGCCGATTTGCTGCGGGCGATCGCTGAACGAATAGAGCAAGATCCGCACTAA
- a CDS encoding helix-turn-helix domain-containing protein, translating to MFYSFVLGEVSHPVNVLKEFLAVFPKRQKVKASILSYIDGWHVTGHEWVRVTVNQLAQHLGYCAETISRHMAELVDEKLVERSFAKWWHCDRSYQYRINRAELIVALGGSPIPQKSDHGCLDLPDINTNLESDLKDLNTELVQEKKKELGDEEQENAVDELDDEAIKRLIAESPFMQEEPELEEQPHSPEILEPEIPKVFDVLKEAETKAINFDALERLRHVGVPLTKQIRNYLSDKFKIAIDGYQPDNSGYTTLENIAALEEEAAVKGLNDPLKSFWAAVKSSWRPRHDVKRWWEAAAAAFGTEKRDRLIKHGVGEIGGQPMVRFDLAHGLVFPLELAWRMSWVEIEDLATQLITKE from the coding sequence ATGTTTTATTCATTTGTGCTGGGGGAAGTAAGCCACCCAGTCAACGTTTTGAAAGAGTTCTTAGCCGTTTTCCCTAAGCGCCAAAAAGTAAAAGCAAGCATCCTCTCTTATATAGATGGGTGGCACGTTACTGGGCATGAATGGGTGAGGGTTACTGTCAATCAATTAGCCCAACACTTGGGTTACTGTGCTGAAACAATTTCTCGGCACATGGCTGAATTGGTTGATGAAAAATTGGTTGAGCGCAGTTTCGCCAAGTGGTGGCATTGCGATCGCTCGTACCAATATCGAATCAATCGGGCTGAATTGATTGTGGCTTTAGGGGGTTCGCCCATTCCCCAAAAATCCGATCATGGATGTCTTGATTTGCCAGATATAAATACAAATCTTGAATCAGATTTAAAAGACCTAAATACAGAACTGGTTCAGGAGAAAAAAAAAGAATTGGGGGATGAAGAACAAGAAAATGCTGTTGATGAATTGGACGATGAAGCAATTAAGAGGTTAATTGCAGAATCTCCATTTATGCAAGAAGAACCAGAGCTTGAAGAACAACCGCATTCGCCAGAAATTTTAGAGCCAGAAATTCCAAAAGTTTTTGATGTTCTCAAGGAAGCTGAAACCAAGGCAATTAATTTCGATGCCTTGGAAAGGCTGAGGCATGTTGGAGTGCCTTTGACTAAGCAAATTCGTAATTATCTCAGCGACAAATTTAAGATCGCTATTGATGGTTATCAGCCTGACAACTCAGGCTATACAACGCTTGAAAACATAGCTGCCTTGGAAGAGGAGGCAGCCGTAAAAGGATTAAATGATCCACTTAAATCGTTTTGGGCTGCTGTTAAAAGCAGTTGGCGACCGAGGCATGACGTTAAGCGTTGGTGGGAGGCCGCCGCCGCCGCCTTCGGAACGGAGAAACGCGATCGACTAATAAAGCATGGTGTTGGGGAGATTGGGGGTCAGCCAATGGTGAGGTTTGATTTAGCTCACGGGCTTGTCTTCCCGCTAGAGCTTGCTTGGCGAATGTCATGGGTAGAAATAGAAGATTTGGCAACACAATTAATTACTAAGGAGTAG
- a CDS encoding type I restriction enzyme endonuclease domain-containing protein, with amino-acid sequence MINFAQELGVEDKRAIAENLIEEELAIFDLLTKPEIKLTRQEEQEVKQVARELLKTLKKEKLVLDWKKRQQTRASVEVSDRLYFNSTNL; translated from the coding sequence TTGATTAACTTTGCTCAAGAATTGGGTGTTGAAGATAAAAGAGCGATCGCGGAAAATCTGATTGAAGAAGAATTAGCAATCTTTGACTTACTGACTAAACCAGAAATTAAACTCACTAGGCAAGAAGAACAAGAAGTCAAACAAGTTGCAAGAGAATTACTGAAAACTCTCAAAAAAGAGAAGTTAGTTTTGGATTGGAAGAAGAGACAGCAAACCAGAGCATCGGTAGAAGTGAGCGATCGCCTATATTTTAATTCAACAAATTTATAA
- a CDS encoding tyrosine-type recombinase/integrase → MQIKNSNGSLQLVFSHPIVTPTGELKTKRFYLSTRHDDTPFGRHQASALATKIQRDIDYGEFDASLVKYKPAASLSTVTPITPITPSRNPQPDLGELWEKYTEFKKPQVSPSTYAVDYRKYRNHIVKLPTKTLDDAIAIRDYLVAHLSANAAKRTLTNINACCDWALKSQLIESNPFPSMAKDIQIPKSELAEYEINPFTKEERDSIIQAFEESKLYSYYAPLVKLLFFTGCRPSEVIALQWKHISDKYITFDQAITISTKGLALKDGLKTQSQRRFPINHQQHEILESIKPENCNPDNFIFRSKKGGIVDFGDFLNHAWKGYKNHRGTHIDGIVTQLVKQGIVSEYRKPYQCRHTFITLCLEADIDAKDLGRWVGNSPEVIYKHYAGNKRNLQVPEL, encoded by the coding sequence GTGCAGATTAAGAACTCTAACGGCAGTCTCCAATTAGTTTTTTCTCATCCTATTGTTACGCCCACTGGAGAGCTAAAAACCAAGCGTTTCTACCTTTCAACAAGGCACGACGATACACCTTTTGGAAGACATCAAGCATCGGCTTTGGCGACAAAAATCCAGAGGGATATTGACTATGGAGAGTTTGATGCCAGTTTAGTTAAGTACAAACCAGCAGCGTCATTAAGCACCGTTACCCCAATTACCCCAATTACACCTTCACGTAACCCCCAACCAGACTTGGGAGAATTATGGGAAAAATACACTGAGTTTAAAAAACCACAGGTTAGTCCTTCTACTTATGCAGTTGACTACCGCAAGTATCGCAATCACATTGTTAAGTTACCAACTAAAACTTTAGATGATGCGATCGCAATTCGAGACTATTTAGTTGCACATCTCAGTGCTAATGCAGCTAAACGTACTTTGACAAATATAAATGCTTGCTGTGATTGGGCACTCAAGAGTCAGCTAATTGAATCAAATCCCTTCCCAAGTATGGCGAAAGATATTCAAATACCGAAGTCAGAATTGGCAGAATATGAAATTAATCCCTTTACTAAGGAAGAACGGGATAGCATAATTCAAGCGTTCGAGGAGAGTAAGCTCTACAGCTACTATGCTCCTTTAGTAAAATTATTATTTTTTACTGGATGCAGACCATCCGAAGTGATCGCTCTACAATGGAAGCATATCAGTGATAAATACATTACCTTTGACCAAGCAATTACAATCAGTACTAAAGGGTTAGCCCTCAAAGATGGATTAAAAACCCAAAGCCAAAGACGTTTTCCGATTAATCATCAGCAACATGAAATTTTAGAATCAATCAAGCCTGAGAACTGCAACCCAGATAATTTTATCTTTAGAAGCAAGAAGGGTGGCATAGTAGACTTTGGAGATTTTCTAAATCATGCTTGGAAAGGGTACAAAAATCATCGTGGTACACATATAGATGGAATAGTAACTCAACTTGTAAAACAGGGGATAGTCAGTGAATATCGCAAACCTTACCAATGCAGACACACTTTTATTACTCTTTGCCTGGAAGCTGATATTGATGCGAAGGATCTAGGAAGGTGGGTTGGTAACTCTCCAGAAGTTATTTACAAGCATTACGCAGGTAATAAACGTAACCTACAGGTGCCAGAATTATAA
- a CDS encoding ParB/RepB/Spo0J family partition protein, whose translation MISAILKTEQPLREAELTKLLANHRLSNKDRAKYNRELESLKTRRINKDAFDKLSIGLLVSKKNSTKLGKITEMHEGGVPTVLVCWEEDGTPMPEQPALLEVDEVANSGMIKVGDLVRVTSCENGQIIGSRLDFVEEIQARGWILVSNNQVLPIDRWQTIDDPEFDRGDFDWIIGASWGDINVQNALVRASYSTVSLALEFVKQRPPAGNKTRIAGLERKLKQLENGTANLPPIERLRELAMLCGADYIMRSPTAALKANPKAVDMLVTLAEAVQIAADDKEVIDKLTAEAQDYALEQGLRLDIDSDGYWLIHPICNDTASALALCPSVGERVLMYDSPATVISYACTEGGQGVQVEVALQFDDEEEVLHDNGFFLEEMPLLLALESIEPIEPIESVESVESVDDGNVQVAPAVEVEDVPAVELLAVEPVDDGNVQVAPAVELLPVGIYEVSVDRLRSHPINSKIYGEQEDDTALEEMIESSGWIKPLLVTRDGDVVGGNRRLRTAKKKGIRHLIVEVREFDDEADVLEALLLDNAVREKTVEQKVREARFWLPIESAKAKSRKGRSSENQENFPGGSKGQVRDIVAARVGLGSGKNFQKADKVLAIIEADPDSDGAKALLELLNNKSIHYAHRVVCEAEQKPAKWTPKLGEKVTVSLKAEQYAGVSGSVVSAEGTAGFKIRFDEPSDGMETDVIYAALLLPADFAAAATRIAEEEAAKNPAKAVGLSGRSSGSGLLPEQPRNEGFAPNADENLSVPSTPSAPSNVINMPTRPESAPAVNGDAVAAEIAKGMRYLTPDNLAWAITWASNDETNPLTDEHLQALMGAATYIWDKRHPQDVDAAN comes from the coding sequence ATGATTAGTGCAATTTTGAAGACCGAACAGCCTTTAAGAGAAGCAGAGCTAACAAAGCTTTTGGCGAACCATCGCCTAAGTAACAAGGACAGAGCCAAGTACAACAGAGAGTTGGAGAGTTTGAAGACCCGCCGCATTAATAAAGATGCTTTTGATAAATTGTCGATTGGTTTGCTTGTCTCTAAGAAGAATTCCACGAAGCTTGGAAAGATAACCGAAATGCATGAAGGGGGAGTGCCAACGGTGCTGGTCTGCTGGGAGGAAGACGGAACTCCGATGCCAGAGCAGCCAGCCTTGCTCGAAGTTGATGAAGTAGCCAACTCCGGCATGATTAAAGTCGGCGATTTGGTTCGAGTAACTAGCTGCGAGAATGGGCAGATAATCGGTTCGAGATTAGATTTTGTTGAAGAAATTCAGGCTCGTGGTTGGATTTTGGTTAGCAATAATCAGGTTCTGCCGATTGATCGCTGGCAAACGATCGACGACCCAGAGTTCGACCGAGGGGACTTTGATTGGATAATTGGTGCTTCCTGGGGAGATATTAACGTCCAGAATGCTCTTGTTCGTGCTAGCTACAGCACTGTTTCATTAGCCCTTGAGTTCGTGAAGCAAAGACCTCCAGCCGGGAACAAAACCCGAATCGCAGGCTTGGAGAGAAAGCTGAAGCAGCTAGAAAATGGGACTGCCAATCTGCCACCGATTGAAAGGCTGCGGGAATTGGCAATGCTTTGCGGAGCCGACTACATCATGCGATCGCCGACCGCAGCATTAAAAGCTAATCCAAAAGCTGTTGATATGCTTGTGACGCTTGCTGAAGCCGTTCAAATAGCTGCTGATGACAAGGAAGTGATTGACAAGCTAACTGCTGAAGCTCAAGATTACGCTTTAGAACAAGGATTGCGGCTTGATATAGATTCAGATGGGTATTGGTTAATTCACCCAATCTGTAACGACACGGCTTCGGCGCTGGCATTATGTCCGAGCGTTGGCGAACGAGTTCTCATGTATGACTCACCTGCAACGGTGATTAGCTACGCTTGTACTGAAGGGGGGCAGGGTGTACAGGTAGAGGTAGCGCTTCAGTTTGACGACGAAGAAGAAGTTTTGCATGACAATGGCTTTTTCTTAGAGGAAATGCCATTGCTGCTGGCTCTGGAATCTATAGAACCTATAGAACCTATAGAATCTGTAGAATCTGTAGAATCTGTAGATGATGGCAATGTCCAGGTAGCCCCAGCCGTTGAAGTTGAAGATGTTCCAGCTGTTGAACTTCTTGCGGTTGAACCTGTGGATGATGGCAATGTCCAGGTAGCCCCAGCCGTTGAATTGCTACCAGTGGGCATTTATGAAGTGTCGGTTGATCGCCTGCGATCGCACCCGATTAATTCCAAAATTTATGGGGAGCAGGAAGACGACACCGCTCTTGAGGAAATGATCGAGAGCAGTGGATGGATCAAGCCATTGCTAGTTACCCGTGATGGGGATGTAGTCGGTGGCAACCGCCGACTGCGGACAGCTAAGAAAAAGGGCATTCGGCACTTGATTGTAGAGGTGCGGGAGTTCGACGATGAAGCAGATGTGCTGGAAGCCCTGCTTTTGGATAACGCCGTTCGGGAGAAAACGGTTGAACAGAAGGTACGGGAAGCCAGGTTCTGGTTGCCGATAGAATCGGCGAAAGCAAAATCCAGGAAAGGGCGATCATCTGAGAACCAGGAAAATTTTCCTGGAGGGAGTAAAGGTCAGGTGCGCGATATTGTCGCGGCTCGTGTTGGGCTGGGCAGTGGGAAAAATTTTCAGAAGGCTGATAAGGTACTGGCAATAATTGAAGCTGACCCAGATTCCGATGGCGCAAAAGCTTTGCTGGAGCTTCTGAACAATAAATCAATCCACTATGCTCACAGGGTCGTTTGTGAAGCCGAGCAGAAACCAGCTAAGTGGACTCCGAAGCTTGGTGAGAAGGTGACAGTTTCGCTGAAGGCTGAACAATATGCTGGCGTTAGTGGCAGTGTTGTTTCGGCTGAGGGCACTGCCGGATTCAAGATCCGATTCGATGAGCCAAGCGATGGGATGGAAACGGATGTAATTTATGCAGCTTTGCTCTTGCCTGCCGACTTTGCAGCTGCTGCTACTCGGATAGCAGAAGAAGAAGCTGCCAAGAACCCTGCCAAGGCAGTTGGACTCAGTGGGCGGTCTAGTGGTAGTGGACTGCTGCCAGAGCAACCTCGTAACGAAGGATTTGCTCCAAATGCGGATGAAAATCTTTCTGTACCCAGTACGCCTAGCGCACCCAGTAACGTAATCAACATGCCCACTCGCCCAGAGTCTGCCCCTGCGGTTAACGGGGACGCTGTTGCTGCTGAGATAGCTAAAGGAATGCGATATTTGACGCCTGACAATTTGGCTTGGGCGATAACTTGGGCTTCCAACGATGAGACGAACCCTTTGACTGATGAGCATTTGCAAGCTTTAATGGGAGCCGCAACGTACATTTGGGACAAGCGTCATCCTCAAGATGTTGATGCTGCCAATTAG
- the ilvA gene encoding threonine ammonia-lyase, biosynthetic translates to MFCDYLIQILTARVYDVAQETPLEYAPNLSARLNNQLLLKREDMQSVFSFKLRGAYNKMVQLPPDILAQGVIAASAGNHAQGVALAANRLGTKAIIVMPVTTPQVKVDAVRMRGGAVVLHGNTYDDAYSYARELEIEKGLTFIHPFDDPHVIAGQGTIGMEILRQYQQPIHAIFVAIGGGGLISGIGAYVKRLRPEIKIIGVEPVDADAMSQSLKAGHRVRLSQVGLFADGVAVREVGEETFRLCQQYVDEIILVDTDDTCAAIKDVFEDTRSILEPAGALAIAAAKAYAEREQIEGQTLIAVACGANMNFDRLRFVAERAEFGERREAIFAVTIPEERGSIRQFCECIGNRNLTEFNYRIADEKTAHIFVGVQIQNRADAAKMVETFEAQGFETLDLTDDELTKLHLRHMVGGHSFLAHNELLYRFEFPERPGALMKFVTSMSPDWNISLFHYRNNGSDYGRIVVGIQVPPHEMGEWQAFLDNLGYRYWDENKNPAYKLFLG, encoded by the coding sequence ATGTTTTGCGACTACCTCATCCAAATCTTGACTGCCCGTGTGTATGATGTTGCCCAGGAAACACCACTGGAGTATGCCCCAAATTTGTCTGCGCGGCTGAATAATCAACTGCTGCTGAAACGTGAGGATATGCAGTCAGTATTTTCCTTTAAACTGCGGGGTGCTTATAACAAAATGGTGCAACTGCCACCAGATATATTGGCACAGGGTGTAATTGCCGCATCTGCGGGGAACCATGCTCAGGGAGTCGCCCTTGCAGCCAATCGCTTGGGAACCAAAGCGATTATCGTTATGCCAGTAACTACACCCCAAGTCAAGGTGGACGCAGTTAGAATGAGGGGCGGAGCAGTCGTCTTACATGGAAACACTTACGACGATGCTTATAGCTATGCCCGTGAATTAGAAATAGAAAAAGGTTTGACGTTTATTCATCCTTTTGATGATCCTCATGTCATTGCTGGACAGGGAACAATTGGGATGGAAATTTTACGACAATATCAGCAACCCATCCATGCAATTTTTGTAGCGATTGGAGGGGGTGGATTAATTTCTGGGATTGGGGCTTATGTGAAACGCTTGCGTCCGGAAATCAAGATTATTGGCGTTGAGCCAGTAGATGCTGATGCGATGTCTCAATCGCTAAAAGCCGGACATCGAGTGCGCTTGTCTCAAGTCGGGTTATTTGCTGATGGTGTGGCGGTGCGGGAAGTAGGTGAAGAAACCTTCCGTTTATGTCAGCAGTATGTAGATGAAATTATTCTGGTGGATACAGACGATACTTGTGCTGCGATTAAAGACGTGTTTGAGGATACGCGATCAATTTTAGAACCAGCAGGTGCATTAGCGATCGCAGCTGCCAAAGCCTACGCCGAACGAGAACAAATCGAGGGACAAACCTTAATTGCTGTCGCCTGTGGTGCAAACATGAATTTTGATCGCCTCCGCTTTGTGGCAGAACGGGCAGAGTTCGGCGAACGCCGCGAAGCTATCTTTGCAGTCACAATTCCAGAGGAACGGGGAAGTATTCGCCAGTTTTGTGAATGTATTGGCAATCGTAATCTTACCGAGTTTAATTATCGCATTGCCGACGAAAAAACAGCCCATATTTTTGTCGGTGTGCAAATTCAAAACCGTGCTGATGCTGCAAAGATGGTAGAAACCTTTGAAGCTCAAGGATTTGAAACTCTTGATTTAACGGACGACGAACTAACTAAATTACATCTGCGGCACATGGTGGGTGGGCACTCTTTCCTGGCTCATAATGAATTGCTTTACCGTTTTGAGTTTCCCGAACGTCCCGGCGCATTGATGAAGTTTGTTACTTCCATGAGCCCCGACTGGAATATTAGTCTTTTTCACTACCGCAACAACGGGTCAGACTACGGTCGAATAGTTGTTGGTATCCAGGTTCCCCCGCACGAGATGGGAGAGTGGCAAGCCTTCCTCGATAACCTGGGCTATCGCTATTGGGATGAGAATAAGAATCCGGCATACAAGCTGTTTTTGGGATAG
- a CDS encoding RNA recognition motif domain-containing protein: MSIYVGNLSYEVKEDDLRSVFAEYGTVKNVQLPIDRETGRMRGFGFVEMESDAQETAAIEALDTAEWMGRSLKVNKAKPKTDGGSSGGRRGDGGSSRRY, encoded by the coding sequence ATGTCAATTTACGTCGGTAACCTATCTTATGAGGTTAAAGAAGATGACCTCCGGAGCGTCTTTGCAGAATACGGGACGGTAAAAAATGTTCAATTGCCTATCGACCGAGAAACAGGTCGGATGAGAGGTTTCGGCTTTGTAGAAATGGAATCAGACGCACAAGAAACAGCAGCGATTGAAGCCCTTGATACTGCTGAGTGGATGGGTCGGAGCTTAAAAGTTAATAAAGCCAAGCCTAAAACAGACGGAGGTTCCTCTGGTGGTAGACGAGGTGATGGTGGTTCCTCTCGCCGCTATTAA